The Apium graveolens cultivar Ventura chromosome 10, ASM990537v1, whole genome shotgun sequence nucleotide sequence tgaaCGACACATAAATATATGCCCCTCTGAAGAATGAGAAAAGATGATTAAAAGTAAAAgtgaattaaaattataaatgaATTCAGTTTTTGAGGTAAAGATTGTGCAAAtgcaaaaaattataataaatgaTACGTTAACTTTTGAAAAATGACATTTGCCACTTTGAAAAATGAGAAAAGATGATCAAAAGTAAAAGGGAATTAAAATTGCAAATGAATTCAGTTGTTTAGGTAAAGATTGTGCATATGTAGAAAATTATTCAGAAGATTTACTAAAATTATTCAGAAGCCAAACAAGGCTTTGCATGTAAAGATTGTTAGAACAATATGCAGATTTGGAAGATGAGCAAGCTAGAGATGTCAAAGGTTAAACATTCATTCATAAAGGAGACAGTACACAATACATCTTACATATAGGTGTGAAGAGACAACTAGGGAATCAAAATAACAAACTATCAGACCAGAAGACAAACAAGTCCTCACACCAACTAATACATGACTAGCTAGTAGCAGGGTACAAACGACTATTTATTTCTAGTGGTCCTGTAACAGAAACAATAGGACACAGTAGGAAACAAACAGCATGCAAGGTGATAAGGTGGCATGTTTCCATTACTCCCCTACAAGCTGAGCTGGAGGTGCAGAGAGAGCTCCAAGCTTGTCCAAAAGACTGTAATGTTGTTTAACTGAGAGAGGTTTTGTCAATATGTCAGCCACCTGCAGTCCAGATGGCACATGAGATATCATAATTTCACCAGATTTGATTTTGTCTCGAATGAAGTGGCAGTCCACTTCGATGTGCTTCGTTCGAGCATGCATCACGGGGTTCGCAGCAATTGATAAAGCAGCAAGATTGTCACACTTTAGCATAGCTGATGGCAAGGATGATAAGCCCATGTCCTTTAGCAAGGCTGTTAGCCAAGTTATTTCATACACTGTCAATGCCATGGATCTGTATTCTGCCTCTGCGGTGGATCTAGCAACTACAGGTTGTTTCTTTGTTTGCCAACTCACAGGGGAATCACCCAACAGAAGACAAAATCGAGATATTGATCGTCGTGTCACAGGACAATTTGCCCAATCGCTGTCCGAGTACGCCTGAATGCAAGGATTAGAAGCAGAGGCCAGGAGAATGCCTTGAGAGGGGTTGCCAACAAGATATCGGAGCAGTTTTTTTGCTGCTTGGAGATGGGCATCTGTGGGTTGGTGCATGAACTGACTCAATGTGTGCACAGAGAATGTAATGTCTGGTCGAGTCACGGTCAAATATATAAGCTTTCCCACCAGCCTTTGATAAATATGAGGATCTGCCAGAGCAGGGCCAGTAGTCGGTGTCAACTTCAGGTGAGAGTCTATTGGCAATTTCAGCGAAGATGCATTTTCCATGCCAAATTCCTGTAGCAAGTCAACAGTGTATTTTTTCTGTGAGAGGAAGAAACCTGCAGATGTTCGACTTACTTCCAGTCCCAAGAAGTAAGTAACAGGACCAAGGTCCTTCATATGAAATTGCTTCGCCAACATAGCCTTGAGATGATCAATACTGGCACTTGAGCTTCCAGATATAAGTAGATCGTCCACATACACTAGCACCAACGTGATGTGTTCCCCTGATATTTTTGTGAACAGACTATAATCGGTTTTCGATTACACATATCCAATCATGAGAAGTGTCTCTGATAATTTGCTGAACCACAGCCTAGGTACTTGTTTGAGCCCGTATATAGACTTTAATAATTTGCAAACCCATTCTTCAGACGACACACCACCATCAGAGCCAGTCACACTAGCAATTCACGAACCAATTCCTGCATATCCTGGTGGAAATTTCATGTATACCTCCTCGTGCAATTCACCATTTAAAAACGCGTTGGATACATCCATTTGGTATAGCTGACCATCCTTGTATTGCTGCCACAGCAAGGAGAGTTCGAACAGTTGTCAGCTTAGCTACTGGGGCAAAGGTTTCGGCATAATCGATGCCATACACTTGCTTACAACCCAGCACAACGAGCCTTGCTTTGTATCTTTCAACCGTTCCATCAGGATTATACTTAGTTTTGAAGAGCCATTTGCATCCAATGGCTTTCTTTCCTGGTGGGAGTTTTGTTATATTCCACGTATTATTTTTCTCCAAGGCGGTCAGTTCTTTGTTCATGGCCTCTACCCAATGAGCATGTTGCAGTGCTTGTTTGAAGCTGACAGGATCAATGTTAGCAGTCATCTTAGCAGAGAAGCAAAAAAACTGTGTTGTCATTGGGAGATTCACCACTCGAACTATATTTGCAGAGGACTGAGCACTATTTACATAGTCACCAAGCCAAGTTGGTTTGGTTACTACTCGTGCGGACCTTCGTAATACAGGAATTTCAGGTGGTGCTTCTGCATTATTTCCATCATTTTCTGTTTCACTTTCATCTTGGACTTCATCAATAACCAGGTCATCATGATGATATACCGAAGGTTGGGGCATAGCAACGGGTGTGGGCTGTATCTAAGCAGCTGTGTTATCACCATTCAGAGGGAATATTGACTCGTGAAATGTCACATCTCGAGAAACAAAGGTTCTTTTGGTTGTCAAATCTAACAAATTGTAGCCTTTTTGATTAAACGGGTAGCCCACAAACACACATGGTACTCCCCTTGGCCCAAACTTGTCACCATGTTGAGATGGATTTGCAGCAAATGCTAAGCAACCATAGGCCTTGATATGATCATACTCTGGTAGTTTTTCGAACAGAACTTCATACGGGGTTTTATTACCTAACACTGGTGTAGGCAATCTGTTGAGCAAGTAGACAGCTGTAAGGACACATTCACCCCAGTGTTCCAAGGGAAGATATGCTTGAAAACGCAAACAACGTGATATTTCTAACACAGACCTGTGACGTCGTTCCACACGCGCATTTTGTTGTGGACGGTGTACACACAATTTTTGGTGCAGAATCCCTTTCTCTGCATAATATTGAGTGCACAAAGCATCTTTAAATTCAGCAGCGTTGTCAGACCTTATAGTGCGAATTGTAGTATTGAAGTGCATGGCAACATAATTGTTGAATGTCTTTAAGGTTTCCAGATAGTCGGATTTTTGTTGAATGAGATAAACCCAGGTAACTCGTGAGTAGTCATCCACAAGTGTCAAAAAATATTTGTATTTCCCCCGAGTGGCAACTTTATAAGGTCCCCATGTATCCACATGAACCAACTCAAACTTTGTAGAGGCATGAAAATCACTCAATTCAAAAGGGAGCTTTGCAAACTTTGACATAGGACACGTGACACATACTTTATCAATAGGCAGAGTTTTATTTTTGAGAGAAGGAATGTACCTCAGCTTACTTATAGGTGCATGTCCCAACCTGGTGTGCCAAAAAGCAAAGTCAGATTTCGATTGTTTTATGGCAGAGTGAACAACAGCTGGTATAGGTTCATCTTTGAGATAATATAGGCCATTTTGTAGGACACCAACAGCTCTCTTTATCTTTGTCACCGCATCAGCAATAACACAACCCATCGGATGAAAGTTGACAATACAATTGTTGTCTTGTGATAGCCTGTGAATAGACAACAAATTGTGTTGGAATTGAGGCACATAGAGTACTCTTTCCAATACAAGACCATTCTTCATGGTAATTTTGCCAATATGAGAAATGACAGTGCTTGCCCCTGTTGGCAATTTAATAATTAATTCTGGAGGAGCTTTCTGAACATTGTGCATAGTAGCAAGACTGGATGCCATGTGATCACTGGCTCCAGAATCAATAATCCAAGTGTTGTTGTCAACTGTTGACAAGTGACAACTGACCATTCCAGAAAAGCAATGCTCAATTTCATCATCTGTCAAGGAAGAGTTCACAGGGGTTGTAGCAGCATTTTGAGGTAGCATTTGCAGAAGTTGTTGTAGTTGTTGAGCTGTCAGGGTCACATTAGTAGAAGAGTTGACTTGAGATGCATTATTAGCTTGTTTTGTGAATCTATGAGTTATAGGCTGAGTCCTTGAAATCTGAGGTTTATATTGTCGATGCCACCTAGGGTAGCCTATGACAGTCCATCACCTATCTCCACTGTGATTTTTCTGACCACAAGCATGACAAGGTGGCCCTTTATATTCAGGTTGTGACCTACTATACATAGCAGTTGCATCTGGTGAAGACATAGTGAAAAGATCCTTTTGGGATTCTTCTTGTTGTAGAGCAGAAAAGGCAATCTCAACAGTAGGTAAAGGATTTTGCATTAACAACTGTGATGTAAGAGCAACATACATATCATCTAGGCCATTTAAGAATTGAAACAGTCGAGCCTCAGCTTTTTGCTTATTTATAGCATCTATAAATGCAGTTATATCTGTGGCAACAGTAGTGACAACAGGCAATGCATTCATAGACTCAATCTCCTCCCAAAGGCTACTTAAGGTTGTGAAATAGTCATTTAGTTTCATGTTATTTTGTTTCAACGCAAATAGATCTTTATTAAGCTTATATTTCCTAGAACCATTGCTTAAAAGAAACCGTTTTTCAAGCTGTGACCAGACTTCAGATGCAGAATTTATAAAGAGGATAGATTGCTTGATACCTTCAGATACATTTTTGTGAAGCCAGGAGATCACGAGGTCATTACACGTATCCCATTGAGCAGCCTGTATTGCATCTGCTGGATCTCTGATTACAGTTCCATTCAAGAAAGCAAGCTTTCGTTTTGCTGAGAGTTGAATTTCAAAGGAGCGCTTCCAAGATCTATAGTCTGAGGCACCTTGAAGTTTTGATACACTCACAGAGAGAGGCCCATCAGAGGGGTGTATAAATAGTGGATTTTGCATATCCGCAAGAGTAAATCTAGCACCATTCGCCATAATAAGCTAATAAAGGTGCCCACTTTCTCAGATCTGAAAAGAAAAACAGCAAGAGAAAGGATGAATGAGTGACAGATGACTGAAAAACACTAGCTTTTAGCTCGAAAAATCACCAAAAAGCATGTaagaaaggctctgataccataaagATTGTTAGAATAATATGCAGATTTGGAAGATGAGCAAGCTAGAGATGTCAAAGGTTAAACATTCATTCATAAAGGAGACAGTACACAATGCATCTTACATATAGGTGTGAAGAGACAACTAGGGAATCAAAATAACAAACTATCAGACCAGAAGACAAACAAGTCCTCACACCAACTAATACATGACTCGCTAGTAGCAAGGTATAAACGACTATTTATTTCTAGTGGTCCTGTAACAGAAACAATAGAACACAGTAGGAAACAAACAGCATGCAAGGTCATAAGGTGGCCTGTTTCCATTAGCAGGCTTTTCCCAGACGATAAATTGTGGCGTAAAACATAAAAATCCACACAACCAAGTTTATAGAGTCTACCGGGCTTCAAAGCAATTCCGCAGCTTGTAAGCTTCTTTTGTCTAATTCATTTTGTGTATAGGCATTTATATCATGTACTCAA carries:
- the LOC141690832 gene encoding uncharacterized protein LOC141690832, which produces MANGARFTLADMQNPLFIHPSDGPLSVSVSKLQGASDYRSWKRSFEIQLSAKRKLAFLNGTVIRDPADAIQAAQWDTCNDLVISWLHKNVSEGIKQSILFINSASEVWSQLEKRFLLSNGSRKYKLNKDLFALKQNNMKLNDYFTTLSSLWEEIESMNALPVVTTVATDITAFIDAINKQKAEARLFQFLNGLDDMYVALTSQLLMQNPLPTVEIAFSALQQEESQKDLFTMSSPDATAMYSRSQPEYKGPPCHACGQKNHSGDR